One window of the Anguilla rostrata isolate EN2019 chromosome 13, ASM1855537v3, whole genome shotgun sequence genome contains the following:
- the LOC135237766 gene encoding putative helicase mov-10-B.1 isoform X4, which yields MNGIKGPSFSSVVFALVTFNKAHVQKGKIFLNKKVRVVYGDQWRKPRKQKPGSAPPVANGGPAPPPAGAVPRPAAAPRPAAQPGSQAKKRLANKILQSLKENRSEFIADKEGVVITSDHDMAGGRIQFSVDQLQEVHVVKMYIQNTGAAALNFTYYTTLHRIRCFSLADEKRVTRASPLLLQPGDRYEVEVQFISLHVGYFPATMVFEFKPDPIAKTKPFYIVRFLEAVARTKLTVELGPVSPYKPYQSSTYRPVDTMVEEGEPPERSVVQQLKPVVKLKESKYPLHLKEIAKQRLEDTEYLSPAARQQLPSVKSLLESPLSRKNYTKRFQLLLHLEELQMEVDIRKYDMHNRTMIQDQRDKKLLILQVPGVAENRPSVLRGDDLRVTKAEDEDQPITVYKGYVHRVELESVKLGFSKKLVKSFLSNMKFNVEFTINRYPLKLQHRAVQLAIDHRLGEVLFPTGSHATPLPQPQPRLSLYDRKLENNPEQCTVVQHIVSGVSRPAPYLVFGPPGTGKTVTLVEAIKQVHKTDPLAHILACAPSNSASDLLCERVLEHVGPRLLYRLYASSRTLGTVPKSLQKCCNWDARQDCFVFPDKETLMKYKVIVATVVTAGKLVTGGLPEGHFTHIFVDEAGHAAEPECVIGMAGLLHAQTGQLVLAGDPKQLGPVLRSPLAIQYGLGLSLLERLMRDNPLYQKDGDSGRFNQLFVTKLLRNYRSHPAILRIPNELFYDGELQVFANKELRNSYCSWEHLPNQGFPLIFHGVMGKDEREANSPSFFNVAEIQILVDYLRKLLQTQGKKGLATLSPRDIGIIAPYRKQVEKIQKAIKSVKELKQLKDIAELKVGSVEEFQGQERMVIMVSAVRSSINYVKMDKDFSIGFLTNEKRFNVAMTRAKALLIVVGNPVILNKDPIWERFISYCSEEKGYTGFDCADAEGENDVVTRLAALSIEVEPEVEQEESNLQQYVHPEWRSEL from the exons at GAACGGAATCAAAGGCCCGTCTTTTTCCAGTGTTGTGTTTGCCTTGGTTACGTTCAATAAAGCTCACGTTCAGAAAGGGAAGATATTCTTAAATAAAAAG GTCCGAGTCGTCTACGGAGACCAGTGGCGGaagcccaggaagcagaagccGGGCAGCGCCCCGCCTGTGGCAAATGGAGGACCAgcaccgccccctgctggcgcAGTTCCGCGTCCCGCCGCTGCCCCCAGGCCCGCCGCCCAGCCGGGATCGCAAGccaagaagcggctggcgaacAAAATTCTGCAGAGCCTGAAGGAGAACAG atCCGAATTCATCGCGGACAAGGAGGGCGTCGTGATCACGTCGGACCACGACATGGCTGGCGGCCGGATCCAGTTCAGCGTGGATCAGCTCCAGGAGGTCCACGTGGTGAAGATGTACATCCAGAACACGGGCGCCGCCGCGCTGAACTTCACGTACTACACGACCCTGCACCGCATCCGCTGCTTCTCGCTGGCGGACGAGAAGAGGGTGACGCGGGCgagccccctcctcctgcaaCCAG GGGACCGCTATGAGGTCGAAGTTCAGTTCATTTCTCTTCACGTTGGGTACTTCCCGGCCACCATGGTGTTCGAATTCAAGCCGGACCCCATCGCCAAAACGAAGCCCTTCTACATCGTTCGTTTCCTGGAAGCAGTGGCCAGGACCAAGCTGACCGTCGAGCTGGGGCCGGTTTCGCCATACAAGCCCTACCAGTCTTCCACGTACAGACCAGTGGACACcatggtggaggagggggaaccTCCTGAGAG GTCTGTTGTCCAACAATTGAAACCGGTGGTGAAATTAAAGGAGTCCAAATATCCGCTTCACCTGAAGGAGATTGCAAAACAACGGCTGGAGGACACCGAGTATTTATCACCAGCGGCAAGGCAACAGCTTCCCTCGGTGAA GTCTCTGCTGGAGTCTCCCCTGAGCCGCAAGAACTACACCAAGCGCTTCCAGCTCCTGCTGCACCTGGAGGAGCTCCAGATGGAGGTGGACATCAGGAAGTACGACATGCACAACCGAACCATGATCCAGGACCAGCGGGACAAGAAGCTCCTCATTCTGCAG gttccggGCGTGGCCGAGAACAGGCCGTCGGTCCTGCGGGGGGACGACCTGAGGGTGACCAAGGCCGAAGACGAAGACCAGCCCATCACCGTCTACAAGGGCTACGTTCACCGAGTGGAGCTGGAGAGCGTCAAACTGGGCTTCTCCAAGAA GCTGGTGAAGAGCTTCCTCAGCAACATGAAGTTCAACGTGGAGTTCACCATTAACCGCTACCCTCTGAAACTCCAGCACCGGGCGGTGCAGCTGGCCATCGACCACCGCCTGGGGGAGGTCCTCTTCCCCACCGGTTCCCATGCCACGCCCCTTCCTCAACCGCAACCCCGACTCAG CCTGTACGACAGGAAGTTGGAGAACAATCCGGAACAGTGCACCGTCGTCCAGCACATCGTGTCTGGGgtgtcccgccccgccccgtacCTGGTGTTCGGGCCCCCCGGCACCGGCAAAACCGTCACCTTGGTGGAAGCCATCAAGCAG GTTCACAAAACGGACCCCCTGGCCCACATCCTGGCGTGCGCCCCCTCCAACAGTGCCTCGGACCtgctgtgtgagcgtgtgctgGAGCACGTGGGACCCCGCCTCCTGTACCGCCTGTACGCCAGCAGCCGGACCCTAGGGACCGTGCCCAAAAGCCTGCAG AAGTGCTGTAACTGGGATGCACGGCAGGACTGCTTCGTGTTTCCCGACAAGGAGACCCTGATGAAATACAAGGTCATCGTGGCTACCGTGGTTACGGCTGGAAA GCTGGTGACCGGAGGCCTGCCCGAGGGCCACTTCACCCACATTTTCGTGGATGAGGCGGGGCACGCCGCGGAGCCGGAGTGCGTCATCGGAATGGCGG GACTGCTCCATGCCCAGACGGGACAGCTGGTGCTGGCAGGGGACCCCAAACAGCTGGGACCCGTACTGCGCTCCCCTCTGGCCATACAGTACGGACTGG GTCTGTCCCTGCTGGAGAGGCTCATGCGGGACAATCCGCTCTACCAGAAGGACGGCGACAGCGGGCGGTTCAACCAGCTGTTCGTCACCAAGCTGCTGCGTAACTACAG GTCACACCCAGCTATCCTCCGCATTCCCAACGAGCTCTTCTACGACGGGGAGCTGCAGGTGTTCGCCAACAAGGAGCTGCGCAACTCGTACTGCAGCTGGGAGCACCTGCCCAATCAG GGGTTCCCCCTCATTTTCCACGGAGTGATGGGGAAGGACGAGCGCGAGGCCAACAGCCCCTCCTTCTTCAACGTGGCCGAGATCCAGATCCTGGTGGATTACCTCCGCAAGCTGCTGCAGACCCAGGGCAAGAAGGGCCTGGCCACCTTATCGCCCAGGGACATCGGCATCATCGCCCCCTACAGGAAGCAG GTGGAGAAGATCCAGAAGGCCATCAAAAGTGTCAAAGAGCTGAAACAGCTGAAGGACATTGCAGAGCTGAAG GTAGGCTCGGTGGAGGAGTTCCAGGGGCAGGAGAGGATGGTGATCATGGTGTCGGCCGTCCGCAGCAGCATTAACTACGTAAAGATGGATAAAGACTTCAGCATCGGCTTTCTCACCAACGAGAAG AGGTTCAACGTGGCCATGACCAGAGCCAAGGCCCTGCTGATCGTGGTGGGAAACCCTGTTATCCTCAACAAGGACCCCATCTGGGAGCG ATTCATCAGCTACTGCTCGGAGGAGAAGGGCTACACCGGGTTCGACTGCGCTGACGCTGAAGGGGAGAACGACGTGGTGACTCGACTGGCTGCCCTCAGCATCGAAGTGGAGCCGGAAg TGGAACAGGAGGAGAGCAACCTCCAGCAGTATGTGCACCCAGAATGGAGAAGCGAGCTGTGA
- the LOC135237766 gene encoding putative helicase mov-10-B.1 isoform X5 → MPSFVLEEGPRSSQVRVVYGDQWRKPRKQKPGSAPPVANGGPAPPPAGAVPRPAAAPRPAAQPGSQAKKRLANKILQSLKENRSEFIADKEGVVITSDHDMAGGRIQFSVDQLQEVHVVKMYIQNTGAAALNFTYYTTLHRIRCFSLADEKRVTRASPLLLQPGDRYEVEVQFISLHVGYFPATMVFEFKPDPIAKTKPFYIVRFLEAVARTKLTVELGPVSPYKPYQSSTYRPVDTMVEEGEPPERSVVQQLKPVVKLKESKYPLHLKEIAKQRLEDTEYLSPAARQQLPSVKSLLESPLSRKNYTKRFQLLLHLEELQMEVDIRKYDMHNRTMIQDQRDKKLLILQVPGVAENRPSVLRGDDLRVTKAEDEDQPITVYKGYVHRVELESVKLGFSKKLVKSFLSNMKFNVEFTINRYPLKLQHRAVQLAIDHRLGEVLFPTGSHATPLPQPQPRLSLYDRKLENNPEQCTVVQHIVSGVSRPAPYLVFGPPGTGKTVTLVEAIKQVHKTDPLAHILACAPSNSASDLLCERVLEHVGPRLLYRLYASSRTLGTVPKSLQKCCNWDARQDCFVFPDKETLMKYKVIVATVVTAGKLVTGGLPEGHFTHIFVDEAGHAAEPECVIGMAGLLHAQTGQLVLAGDPKQLGPVLRSPLAIQYGLGLSLLERLMRDNPLYQKDGDSGRFNQLFVTKLLRNYRSHPAILRIPNELFYDGELQVFANKELRNSYCSWEHLPNQGFPLIFHGVMGKDEREANSPSFFNVAEIQILVDYLRKLLQTQGKKGLATLSPRDIGIIAPYRKQVEKIQKAIKSVKELKQLKDIAELKVGSVEEFQGQERMVIMVSAVRSSINYVKMDKDFSIGFLTNEKRFNVAMTRAKALLIVVGNPVILNKDPIWERFISYCSEEKGYTGFDCADAEGENDVVTRLAALSIEVEPEVEQEESNLQQYVHPEWRSEL, encoded by the exons ATGCCAAGTTTTGTCTTAGAGGAGGGTCCCCGCTCCTCACAG GTCCGAGTCGTCTACGGAGACCAGTGGCGGaagcccaggaagcagaagccGGGCAGCGCCCCGCCTGTGGCAAATGGAGGACCAgcaccgccccctgctggcgcAGTTCCGCGTCCCGCCGCTGCCCCCAGGCCCGCCGCCCAGCCGGGATCGCAAGccaagaagcggctggcgaacAAAATTCTGCAGAGCCTGAAGGAGAACAG atCCGAATTCATCGCGGACAAGGAGGGCGTCGTGATCACGTCGGACCACGACATGGCTGGCGGCCGGATCCAGTTCAGCGTGGATCAGCTCCAGGAGGTCCACGTGGTGAAGATGTACATCCAGAACACGGGCGCCGCCGCGCTGAACTTCACGTACTACACGACCCTGCACCGCATCCGCTGCTTCTCGCTGGCGGACGAGAAGAGGGTGACGCGGGCgagccccctcctcctgcaaCCAG GGGACCGCTATGAGGTCGAAGTTCAGTTCATTTCTCTTCACGTTGGGTACTTCCCGGCCACCATGGTGTTCGAATTCAAGCCGGACCCCATCGCCAAAACGAAGCCCTTCTACATCGTTCGTTTCCTGGAAGCAGTGGCCAGGACCAAGCTGACCGTCGAGCTGGGGCCGGTTTCGCCATACAAGCCCTACCAGTCTTCCACGTACAGACCAGTGGACACcatggtggaggagggggaaccTCCTGAGAG GTCTGTTGTCCAACAATTGAAACCGGTGGTGAAATTAAAGGAGTCCAAATATCCGCTTCACCTGAAGGAGATTGCAAAACAACGGCTGGAGGACACCGAGTATTTATCACCAGCGGCAAGGCAACAGCTTCCCTCGGTGAA GTCTCTGCTGGAGTCTCCCCTGAGCCGCAAGAACTACACCAAGCGCTTCCAGCTCCTGCTGCACCTGGAGGAGCTCCAGATGGAGGTGGACATCAGGAAGTACGACATGCACAACCGAACCATGATCCAGGACCAGCGGGACAAGAAGCTCCTCATTCTGCAG gttccggGCGTGGCCGAGAACAGGCCGTCGGTCCTGCGGGGGGACGACCTGAGGGTGACCAAGGCCGAAGACGAAGACCAGCCCATCACCGTCTACAAGGGCTACGTTCACCGAGTGGAGCTGGAGAGCGTCAAACTGGGCTTCTCCAAGAA GCTGGTGAAGAGCTTCCTCAGCAACATGAAGTTCAACGTGGAGTTCACCATTAACCGCTACCCTCTGAAACTCCAGCACCGGGCGGTGCAGCTGGCCATCGACCACCGCCTGGGGGAGGTCCTCTTCCCCACCGGTTCCCATGCCACGCCCCTTCCTCAACCGCAACCCCGACTCAG CCTGTACGACAGGAAGTTGGAGAACAATCCGGAACAGTGCACCGTCGTCCAGCACATCGTGTCTGGGgtgtcccgccccgccccgtacCTGGTGTTCGGGCCCCCCGGCACCGGCAAAACCGTCACCTTGGTGGAAGCCATCAAGCAG GTTCACAAAACGGACCCCCTGGCCCACATCCTGGCGTGCGCCCCCTCCAACAGTGCCTCGGACCtgctgtgtgagcgtgtgctgGAGCACGTGGGACCCCGCCTCCTGTACCGCCTGTACGCCAGCAGCCGGACCCTAGGGACCGTGCCCAAAAGCCTGCAG AAGTGCTGTAACTGGGATGCACGGCAGGACTGCTTCGTGTTTCCCGACAAGGAGACCCTGATGAAATACAAGGTCATCGTGGCTACCGTGGTTACGGCTGGAAA GCTGGTGACCGGAGGCCTGCCCGAGGGCCACTTCACCCACATTTTCGTGGATGAGGCGGGGCACGCCGCGGAGCCGGAGTGCGTCATCGGAATGGCGG GACTGCTCCATGCCCAGACGGGACAGCTGGTGCTGGCAGGGGACCCCAAACAGCTGGGACCCGTACTGCGCTCCCCTCTGGCCATACAGTACGGACTGG GTCTGTCCCTGCTGGAGAGGCTCATGCGGGACAATCCGCTCTACCAGAAGGACGGCGACAGCGGGCGGTTCAACCAGCTGTTCGTCACCAAGCTGCTGCGTAACTACAG GTCACACCCAGCTATCCTCCGCATTCCCAACGAGCTCTTCTACGACGGGGAGCTGCAGGTGTTCGCCAACAAGGAGCTGCGCAACTCGTACTGCAGCTGGGAGCACCTGCCCAATCAG GGGTTCCCCCTCATTTTCCACGGAGTGATGGGGAAGGACGAGCGCGAGGCCAACAGCCCCTCCTTCTTCAACGTGGCCGAGATCCAGATCCTGGTGGATTACCTCCGCAAGCTGCTGCAGACCCAGGGCAAGAAGGGCCTGGCCACCTTATCGCCCAGGGACATCGGCATCATCGCCCCCTACAGGAAGCAG GTGGAGAAGATCCAGAAGGCCATCAAAAGTGTCAAAGAGCTGAAACAGCTGAAGGACATTGCAGAGCTGAAG GTAGGCTCGGTGGAGGAGTTCCAGGGGCAGGAGAGGATGGTGATCATGGTGTCGGCCGTCCGCAGCAGCATTAACTACGTAAAGATGGATAAAGACTTCAGCATCGGCTTTCTCACCAACGAGAAG AGGTTCAACGTGGCCATGACCAGAGCCAAGGCCCTGCTGATCGTGGTGGGAAACCCTGTTATCCTCAACAAGGACCCCATCTGGGAGCG ATTCATCAGCTACTGCTCGGAGGAGAAGGGCTACACCGGGTTCGACTGCGCTGACGCTGAAGGGGAGAACGACGTGGTGACTCGACTGGCTGCCCTCAGCATCGAAGTGGAGCCGGAAg TGGAACAGGAGGAGAGCAACCTCCAGCAGTATGTGCACCCAGAATGGAGAAGCGAGCTGTGA